From the genome of Hemiscyllium ocellatum isolate sHemOce1 chromosome 15, sHemOce1.pat.X.cur, whole genome shotgun sequence, one region includes:
- the ythdf1 gene encoding YTH domain-containing family protein 1 isoform X2 — translation MSATSVDPQRAKGQENKVQNGSLHQKDTVHDNDFEPYLSSQSNQSNSYPSMTDPYLSSYYAPSIGFSYSLSEAAPWSTGGDPPIPYLTTYGQLSNGDHHFMHDAVFGQPGGLGSTPYLNQHRFNFFPENPGFSAWGTGGSQGQQTPSSAYGSSYSYPPSSLGGTIVDGQAGFPNDTLNKAPGMNSIEQGMVGLKIGAVTSSGVKTVGSVVNSPGMTNTAPGNGSTAGVSAPKPTSWAAIASKPAKPQPKLKPKTGAAVGGSALPPPPIKHNMDIGTWDNKGPVPKAPPTHQTPNTQAVPQQQLTQPPPAQPLQLPQQPYQNPQQPPQNRWIAPRNRGAAFGQTSGTGNESNSVGNLPVSSPPSNETHPVLEKLKAAYCYNPKDFDWNLKNGRVFIIKSYSEDDIHRSIKYSIWCSTEHGNKRLDSAYRSMAGKAPVYLLFSVNGSGHFCGVAEMKSPVDYGTCAGVWSQDKWKGKFDVKWIFVKDVPNNQLRHIRLENNDNKPVTNSRDTQEVPLEKAKQVLKIIATYKHTTSIFDDFSHYEKRQEEEEVVRKERLNRNK, via the coding sequence AGTAACAGCTATCCTTCAATGACTGATCCATATTTGTCAAGTTATTATGCCCCATCCATTGGATTCTCCTATTCTCTTAGTGAAGCAGCACCATGGTCCACTGGCGGTGATCCTCCTATTCCATATTTAACAACTTATGGACAGCTGAGTAATGGAGACCATCATTTCATGCATGATGCTGTGTTTGGTCAGCCTGGGGGACTAGGGAGTACCCCATATTTAAACCAACATAGATTCAACTTTTTCCCTGAAAATCCAGGGTTTTCTGCATGGGGAACTGGTGGATCTCAGGGACAACAAACACCAAGCTCAGCATATGGCAGTAGCTATAGTTACCCACCTAGTTCTTTGGGAGGAACAATAGTGGATGGACAGGCAGGGTTTCCAAATGATACCTTAAATAAGGCACCAGGCATGAATAGCATTGAACAGGGAATGGTTGGACTAAAGATTGGAGCTGTGACATCATCAGGTGTAAAGACTGTAGGATCTGTGGTAAACAGCCCAGGTATGACCAACACAGCACCTGGAAATGGCTCAACAGCTGGTGTATCTGCTCCAAAGCCAACATCATGGGCTGCCATTGCAAGTAAACCAGCCAAGCCTCAACCAAAATTAAAACCAAAGACTGGAGCAGCAGTAGGAGGTTCAGCATTACCTCCACCACCTATAAAACACAATATGGACATTGGTACATGGGACAATAAAGGACCTGTACCAAAAGCTCCTCCAACCCATCAGACCCCTAATACTCAGGCAGTTCCACAGCAGCAGTTGACTCAGCCCCCTCCAGCTCAGCCATTACAACTTCCACAGCAACCTTATCAGAATCCTCAACAACCCCCACAGAACCGATGGATAGCCCCTCGCAATAGAGGGGCAGCATTTGGTCAAACTAGCGGAACTGGTAATGAAAGCAACTCGGTGGGTAATCTACCAGTTAGCTCTCCTCCAAGCAATGAGACTCATCCTGTTCTTGAAAAGTTGAAGGCTGCATACTGCTACAACCCAAAAGACTTTGACTGGAATCTTAAAAATGGCCGAGTGTTTATTATCAAGAGCTACTCTGAGGATGATATCCATCGCTCTATCAAGTACTCCATTTGGTGCAGTACTGAGCATGGCAACAAACGCTTGGACAGTGCTTATCGTTCGATGGCTGGAAAAGCCCCTGTTTACTTACTATTCAGTGTGAATGGCAGTGGACACTTCTGTGGAGTGGCAGAAATGAAATCACCAGTGGACTATGGTACATGTGCCGGGGTTTGGTCACAGGACAAGTGGAAAGGCAAATTTGACGTTAAGTGGATCTTTGTAAAGGACGTACCTAATAACCAGCTGAGGCATATCCGTTTGGAAAACAATGATAATAAGCCAGTCACTAACTCTCGGGACACTCAGGAGGTTCCTTTAGAGAAAGCTAAGCAAGTGCTCAAAATTATTGCTACTTACAAGCATACCACCTCAATTTTTGATGACTTTTCACATTACGAAAAGCGTCAGGAAGAAGAGGAAGTTGTACGTAAG
- the ythdf1 gene encoding YTH domain-containing family protein 1 isoform X3 has translation MSATSVDPQRAKGQENKVQNGSLHQKDTVHDNDFEPYLSSQSNQSNSYPSMTDPYLSSYYAPSIGFSYSLSEAAPWSTGGDPPIPYLTTYGQLSNGDHHFMHDAVFGQPGGLGSTPYLNQHRFNFFPENPGFSAWGTGGSQGQQTPSSAYGSSYSYPPSSLGGTIVDGQAGFPNDTLNKAPGMNSIEQGMVGLKIGAVTSSGVKTVGSVVNSPGMTNTAPGNGSTAGVSAPKPTSWAAIASKPAKPQPKLKPKTGAAVGGSALPPPPIKHNMDIGTWDNKGPVPKAPPTHQTPNTQAVPQQQLTQPPPAQPLQLPQQPYQNPQQPPQNRWIAPRNRGAAFGQTSGTGNESNSVGNLPVSSPPSNETHPVLEKLKAAYCYNPKDFDWNLKNGRVFIIKSYSEDDIHRSIKYSIWCSTEHGNKRLDSAYRSMAGKAPVYLLFSVNGSGHFCGVAEMKSPVDYGTCAGVWSQDKWKGKFDVKWIFVKDVPNNQLRHIRLENNDNKPVTNSRDTQEVPLEKAKQVLKIIATYKHTTSIFDDFSHYEKRQEEEEVVRKIIEL, from the coding sequence AGTAACAGCTATCCTTCAATGACTGATCCATATTTGTCAAGTTATTATGCCCCATCCATTGGATTCTCCTATTCTCTTAGTGAAGCAGCACCATGGTCCACTGGCGGTGATCCTCCTATTCCATATTTAACAACTTATGGACAGCTGAGTAATGGAGACCATCATTTCATGCATGATGCTGTGTTTGGTCAGCCTGGGGGACTAGGGAGTACCCCATATTTAAACCAACATAGATTCAACTTTTTCCCTGAAAATCCAGGGTTTTCTGCATGGGGAACTGGTGGATCTCAGGGACAACAAACACCAAGCTCAGCATATGGCAGTAGCTATAGTTACCCACCTAGTTCTTTGGGAGGAACAATAGTGGATGGACAGGCAGGGTTTCCAAATGATACCTTAAATAAGGCACCAGGCATGAATAGCATTGAACAGGGAATGGTTGGACTAAAGATTGGAGCTGTGACATCATCAGGTGTAAAGACTGTAGGATCTGTGGTAAACAGCCCAGGTATGACCAACACAGCACCTGGAAATGGCTCAACAGCTGGTGTATCTGCTCCAAAGCCAACATCATGGGCTGCCATTGCAAGTAAACCAGCCAAGCCTCAACCAAAATTAAAACCAAAGACTGGAGCAGCAGTAGGAGGTTCAGCATTACCTCCACCACCTATAAAACACAATATGGACATTGGTACATGGGACAATAAAGGACCTGTACCAAAAGCTCCTCCAACCCATCAGACCCCTAATACTCAGGCAGTTCCACAGCAGCAGTTGACTCAGCCCCCTCCAGCTCAGCCATTACAACTTCCACAGCAACCTTATCAGAATCCTCAACAACCCCCACAGAACCGATGGATAGCCCCTCGCAATAGAGGGGCAGCATTTGGTCAAACTAGCGGAACTGGTAATGAAAGCAACTCGGTGGGTAATCTACCAGTTAGCTCTCCTCCAAGCAATGAGACTCATCCTGTTCTTGAAAAGTTGAAGGCTGCATACTGCTACAACCCAAAAGACTTTGACTGGAATCTTAAAAATGGCCGAGTGTTTATTATCAAGAGCTACTCTGAGGATGATATCCATCGCTCTATCAAGTACTCCATTTGGTGCAGTACTGAGCATGGCAACAAACGCTTGGACAGTGCTTATCGTTCGATGGCTGGAAAAGCCCCTGTTTACTTACTATTCAGTGTGAATGGCAGTGGACACTTCTGTGGAGTGGCAGAAATGAAATCACCAGTGGACTATGGTACATGTGCCGGGGTTTGGTCACAGGACAAGTGGAAAGGCAAATTTGACGTTAAGTGGATCTTTGTAAAGGACGTACCTAATAACCAGCTGAGGCATATCCGTTTGGAAAACAATGATAATAAGCCAGTCACTAACTCTCGGGACACTCAGGAGGTTCCTTTAGAGAAAGCTAAGCAAGTGCTCAAAATTATTGCTACTTACAAGCATACCACCTCAATTTTTGATGACTTTTCACATTACGAAAAGCGTCAGGAAGAAGAGGAAGTTGTACGTAAG